One [Clostridium] saccharolyticum WM1 DNA segment encodes these proteins:
- a CDS encoding ABC transporter substrate-binding protein: MKTKKMLAVGLACSLAATVAAGCSGTGKTSGKSSDSGVTQLEFFSSKMENVSTMQKLVDKFNKQNTDVQITLNSPADAGTVLKTRMTKDDLPDIIAYGGDNIYTELTEAGILLDLSDQEVLKTINDSYMQMVYDINGDKEEKAYGIPFAANASGIIYNVDLFQKAGVKIPETWDELIEVCEKLSAAGIQPFELSFKDNWTILPSWNSLAPATQPEGFLDAKREGTATFLGTHEEVLEKYSKLVNYAQTDFMGTSYDDGNRSFANGEAAMLINGVWTVPEIKKTNESINLDMFAYPATNDKSKNKVVSGIDVMLMVTNQCKNPEAAKRFVAFMLEPENSQLYINEQFAFSPVEGVVQEDASVAGLAKDIGDGKVTDFVDHYYPNGYNLSAILSEFFLNKANGMDESENIAATLKKCDEQYDILNTR, from the coding sequence ATGAAAACAAAAAAAATGTTGGCAGTTGGTTTGGCCTGCTCCCTGGCAGCGACAGTGGCCGCCGGATGCAGCGGAACAGGAAAAACTTCAGGCAAGAGTTCTGATTCCGGAGTGACTCAACTGGAATTTTTCTCTTCAAAGATGGAAAATGTATCCACCATGCAAAAGCTCGTGGATAAATTCAACAAACAGAATACCGATGTTCAGATCACCTTAAATTCCCCGGCAGATGCGGGAACTGTATTAAAAACCAGGATGACCAAGGATGATCTGCCGGATATCATCGCCTATGGCGGCGATAACATCTATACGGAACTTACGGAAGCAGGGATCTTATTGGATTTAAGTGACCAGGAGGTATTAAAGACCATAAACGATTCTTATATGCAGATGGTCTATGATATCAATGGGGATAAAGAAGAAAAAGCATACGGCATCCCATTTGCTGCCAATGCTTCCGGAATTATCTATAATGTGGATTTGTTTCAAAAAGCAGGAGTTAAGATACCGGAGACCTGGGATGAGCTCATTGAGGTATGCGAGAAGCTGTCCGCAGCAGGCATCCAGCCCTTTGAGTTAAGCTTTAAGGATAACTGGACCATCCTTCCATCCTGGAACTCCCTGGCTCCGGCAACACAGCCCGAAGGCTTTTTAGATGCAAAGAGAGAAGGTACGGCAACCTTTTTAGGCACCCATGAAGAAGTTTTGGAAAAGTACAGCAAGCTGGTGAATTATGCCCAGACAGATTTTATGGGAACTTCCTATGATGACGGCAACCGAAGCTTTGCAAATGGCGAAGCCGCAATGCTGATTAACGGCGTGTGGACCGTACCTGAAATCAAAAAAACCAATGAATCCATTAATCTTGATATGTTTGCTTATCCGGCAACCAATGATAAGAGTAAAAACAAGGTTGTATCCGGAATCGATGTCATGCTTATGGTGACAAACCAATGCAAAAACCCGGAAGCTGCCAAGCGTTTTGTGGCATTTATGCTGGAACCGGAAAACAGTCAGCTTTATATAAACGAGCAGTTTGCATTTTCTCCGGTGGAAGGTGTTGTACAGGAGGATGCTTCGGTGGCCGGCCTGGCAAAGGATATTGGTGATGGAAAGGTTACGGATTTTGTAGACCATTATTATCCCAACGGTTATAATCTGTCCGCTATTTTATCCGAGTTTTTCTTAAACAAGGCAAATGGCATGGATGAAAGCGAAAACATAGCTGCAACACTGAAAAAGTGCGATGAACAATATGATATCCTCAATACCCGTTAG
- a CDS encoding carbohydrate ABC transporter permease has protein sequence MNKHKSNHISPAFYLMVVPVAALFFLLHTVPFLKGIYYSFTNWKGYGNWEFIGFKNFLQFFKDPSIKQAYGFTFQFALSATVLVNVLSLTLACGLNGKIRGKNILKALYFLPYMLGTLIIGFVFNFIFGNIIPGFGKLAGIDGLSVNILGTSKAWLGVLFVTVWQSMAFNTMIYLSGLQTVDKDIYDAASVDGAVGLQRFIKITFPLIAPFFTINMVLSVKSFLMAFDQIMAMTGGGPGTATTTISMLIYKRGFDGGQFAYQSANAVILFLVVASISVFQLKILEKREAKIN, from the coding sequence TTGAATAAACATAAAAGTAACCATATCAGTCCAGCGTTCTATCTTATGGTGGTTCCCGTGGCAGCACTGTTCTTTTTACTTCATACGGTTCCCTTTCTAAAAGGTATCTATTACAGCTTTACCAACTGGAAGGGCTATGGGAACTGGGAATTTATCGGTTTTAAAAATTTCCTGCAGTTTTTTAAGGATCCTTCCATAAAGCAGGCCTATGGCTTTACCTTTCAGTTTGCACTTTCCGCCACTGTCCTTGTCAACGTATTAAGTCTGACGCTGGCATGCGGGCTCAATGGGAAAATTCGTGGAAAGAATATTTTAAAGGCGCTGTATTTCCTTCCATATATGCTGGGTACTCTGATCATCGGTTTTGTATTTAACTTTATCTTTGGAAATATCATTCCGGGATTTGGAAAATTGGCGGGTATCGATGGGCTGAGTGTCAATATCCTTGGTACCAGCAAAGCATGGCTGGGGGTTTTGTTCGTTACCGTCTGGCAATCCATGGCCTTTAACACCATGATCTATCTCTCCGGCCTTCAGACGGTGGATAAGGATATTTATGACGCGGCATCCGTTGACGGTGCCGTTGGCCTCCAGCGGTTTATCAAGATCACCTTCCCGCTGATCGCTCCTTTTTTTACCATCAATATGGTATTAAGTGTGAAGAGCTTTCTTATGGCCTTTGACCAGATTATGGCGATGACTGGGGGAGGGCCCGGAACTGCGACCACTACGATCTCCATGTTGATTTATAAGCGGGGATTTGACGGCGGACAGTTTGCTTACCAGTCAGCCAATGCCGTTATTTTATTCCTGGTTGTGGCGTCAATTTCCGTATTCCAGCTGAAGATCTTAGAAAAAAGGGAGGCGAAAATCAACTGA